The proteins below come from a single Mytilus edulis chromosome 5, xbMytEdul2.2, whole genome shotgun sequence genomic window:
- the LOC139524345 gene encoding uncharacterized protein: MCIVCKKQNSNRHRLIVVPNEAKTQTFIDKGIFISTNSRCCSDHLVGKYFKQEALKALKHTSPSTFFNRTDVNNLLDRTRSMLKDVGKLNFDVQIAMSDDDFVNLTGLTKQQFDVVATHVTDLRNSEVCSIRTCLAILLVKLRTGLSNTILGTLFSLKSYNIRRAVHSARESLIKNFVPSFLGFNHMSHSVFAQSHTTPTAKTLFTGNNEDTAVLILDGTYIYIQKSSYHKFQKKTYSMHKNRPLVKPMIIVGSDGYILSVLGPYYANGHNNDASITKHLFKTNAEDIKKWIKDDDVLVVDRGFRDAQAFLESMNLKVEMPCFIKKGQKQHTTEEANSSRLITKVRWVVESANGRIKQWRFLDKVVSNHFVPYIGDFVRIVSAFINCFRAPLINDFCNEEIGQTMLDKAQLGNQVQKYVEDNNLIRKKAIYSEVNGTENVLDFPKLTLQQIRDITMGVYQLKQAPRYTESHLSDDNYMLQTCRDRPNLLRVKLTSRHSSSRVYSLWIEFSGDEVTGWYCTCKVGARVVGCCAHIASTMWYLGYSRWELETPSTCKYADSILNAKDVPLETDSDSDSDGFIEE, encoded by the coding sequence CGAACAGTAGGTGTTGTTCTGATCACCTTGTTGGTAAATACTTCAAGCAAGAGGCTCTGAAAGCATTAAAGCATACTTCTCCGTCGACATTCTTCAACCGTACGGATGTAAACAACTTGTTGGATAGAACCAGGTCAATGCTAAAAGATGTTGGAAAACTTAATTTTGATGTCCAGATAGCTATGTCAGATGACGATTTTGTTAATCTCACTGGACTCACCAAACAACAGTTTGACGTTGTCGCCACACATGTTACAGACTTAAGAAACTCTGAGGTTTGCTCAATAAGAACATGTCTTGCTATTCTCCTAGTAAAATTACGCACTGGATTATCGAACACAATCTTGGGAACTCTTTTCAGCCTTAAGTCCTACAATATACGGCGAGCCGTACACTCAGCTCGAGAATCtctaattaaaaattttgttCCATCATTTTTAGGATTTAACCATATGAGTCATTCCGTTTTTGCCCAGAGCCATACAACTCCAACTGCCAAAACATTGTTTACAGGAAACAATGAAGACACAGCTGTTCTGATCCTAGATGGGACATACATATACATACAGAAAAGTTCATACCACAAGTTCCAGAAGAAAACCTACAGTATGCACAAAAATCGACCTTTAGTCAAGCCCATGATTATAGTTGGATCTGATGGCTACATTTTGAGTGTCTTGGGGCCATATTATGCCAATGGCCACAACAACGATGCCTCAATTACCAAGCATTTATTTAAAACCAATGCTGAAGATATAAAGAAATGGATAAAGGACGATGACGTATTAGTAGTCGACAGAGGTTTCAGAGATGCTCAAGCTTTCCTTGAGAGTATGAACTTGAAGGTAGAGATGCCTTGTTTCATCAAAAAGGGACAAAAACAACACACTACCGAGGAGGCAAATTCTTCACGACTTATAACAAAAGTTCGATGGGTAGTTGAAAGCGCCAATGGACGCATTAAACAGTGGCGCTTTCTCGACAAGGTCGTTTCAAACCACTTCGTTCCCTATATTGGAGATTTTGTCAGAATTGTTTCTGCATTTATTAATTGCTTCCGGGCTCCACTGATTAATGATTTTTGCAATGAAGAGATCGGCCAAACTATGCTGGATAAAGCACAGCTTGGTAACCAGGTACAGAAGTATGTCGAGGACAATAATCTAATTCGCAAAAAGGCTATTTATTCTGAAGTAAATGGCACGGAAAACGTTTTAGATTTTCCTAAACTTACTCTCCAACAAATCAGAGATATTACAATGGGAGTATATCAACTGAAGCAAGCCCCAAGATATACAGAAAGCCATCTATCTGATGACAATTACATGCTCCAGACTTGCCGTGACCGTCCTAATCTATTACGAGTAAAACTAACATCCAGACATTCGTCCTCAAGAGTGTACAGTCTATGGATTGAATTTAGTGGAGATGAAGTCACTGGTTGGTATTGCACCTGTAAAGTTGGCGCCCGGGTGGTTGGTTGTTGTGCGCATATTGCATCTACAATGTGGTACCTTGGTTATAGCAGGTGGGAACTAGAGACACCAAGCACGTGTAAATATGCAgattcaattttgaatgcaaaagaTGTGCCACTTGAAACAGATTCCGATTCTGATAGTGACGGTTTCATTGAGGAGTGA